ATGACAGAGGGAGAACCAAAACTAAGCAGCCTGATTAGAGTCCATGCTCCTAACTCATCAAGCTGTACTGGATATCTGGTTGAAAACATCATGTTTGAGACTAGGAGGTCAATATCACAATAACCATCTGAAAGAAATGACAGTGAGTGCTTCTAGGAGAGGAAAACTAGGAAGGAATGGGGAAAAACACTTTTTTCTTTGATAACCATGGAAGCTATTTGATGCTTCAAACTGTGCATGTacatcttaaatttaaaataagaagctATAATTTGATATTCTGTAGCTAAGTGTTTTAAATGATGCTACCATCCTCAGAAGTAGgtaaaatgaatattattattttatgtataaaacattgctccttaataaatatttgaggatcTACTATAAAATAGGCACTGTATTTAGAAGAGTTATAAATTCACTTCAAGGAATAAAGAGGTAGAAAAaggttattttattcatttattttctatacaTTTCATAAATTATATGAACCTGCATCTCTAACAGTTGTGTAAGCCAAGAGCCAATATAAGCTTTAAATCATGATAGAAAAAGTAGAGAAAGGCCTGCTCATTAAtttgttcaaaaaatatttactccCTGTCCTTGAGGAAATTCTAATCTTGTGGGAAAGACTGGTAAACATAATTATAATCGAAAGTGAACAGTGCTTAAATAGAGGAACATTAGAAAGTGCTAAGGAAACAACATCCCCTAGGAAAACAATGCTTCAGAGGGAACATCTGAGCCAAGTTTTGAAGGATGAATAGAAGTTTGACCAATTTTCATGAGGCTGTAGTAACAGATCAAAGATCATATTTCAGTATGAAATATCAGTATCTTCCCATTCTTGTAAAGGTAAGTTCATGTTAAAGCCTAAAACCTTAACATCTTTTCActaagaatgaattttaaaaacaagataatCTTAATATCTTGATTCATGTCTCTAATCTGTATAATATAAACTGGCCAACAAAGCACTTTCCACAtgtctagaaaatattttaaaatataaagtattcaaatattattcctaaaaattttaaataaccatCTTGATTTGCTCTACCAACCAAAAGTTATATTGTTACACATTTCTTGAGTCATAATATTCAAATTATAATATGCCCCTTTCTCCCACAAGAGACATAGTGAACAAGCCCAGAAGATGCCAGCGACCACAAACGCTAACACAGAATTAAggcaaaaagaattttttcttcaataattctgcatttttcttttgtaattgcTTTCAAATTCCCTTTCActggaaaatttaaataaacatttccttTTCTAAACTATAACGCTAAAAGAAATAATCTGCAGTAAAACatgattatatatacatacatacacatattcatCCTTTCCAATCTTACAGatatttgtgggggggggggagatctttGATTTTACAAAATTTGAAGGAAATCTCCAAAACAAAAACTTTCCAGTTCTAATGACTGAACTTCGAGGTTAACTAGCATTGGTTCCCAGAACAAGTACAATCTGAAGACAAGTTACTTTTAATCAGTACTTCATATTTCTCAGTGTATCTTCTTGTCCCTTTCTAGAATTCCAAACCTTTCCACCCCTAATTAATCTTGCTCCCAGTTACAATCTGAAAAAATTAATCTTGTACTAGTATCTTAAACTAGTATTCTATGCCTACAGTTAAAAACCTAGTTATAAGTAGCATCATCTGACTTAATAGTCTGGAACAGCAAGTTTTGGAAAGCCTTATCATGCCATACCAATAGGAGGGAATACAGGACAAAGTCGTACCAGGAGACTACAATGATAATTAATAAAATCATGGCAGGTTTGAATTCAAAATGTGTAGTTTTCATTTGTATATttcagccatctttttttttctaaatgtagcAACCATATATTATACCTGTTTCTATAGGATCTTTGCTCATGAAGCACCCTTttgatttagaaaatatttgatgtaaatctttaaaataacaagtGAATACCAGAATGGTAATGATAAAATTAAAGGTTTGACAAGAATTATAACAGGACTATTAAAGAAACTACATCCTAGAAGAAGTATTTTTTGAAGTATAGTTTTGTACACATAATACAGAATACATTTGGGTCAGATAACAAGATTTTAATTACATGActattagaaaagtaaaaatcttGAAAGGCAAGACTTTAACTAATTTCAACTAACCATACCtttactttttatcttttaaacaatgaaaatatcaTGAAGAACTCACTAAAACATTTGGCCGTTTTCTAAAATTACAATTCTTTTGCAATATGCTTAATTTTCCAAAGTGAAACCCACAAATATACATATTGAATGTCAATACTTCAATTGGTTGAAAAAGTTTAATTACAAAAATCTCCAATTAAGACTAACATAATTAAATACCTCACACACTTACTCAAAATTCCAGTGAAGGTAGTCTTGTCATAAATCCTATGATGTTTTAATCAAGGTTAGTTACAGACTGGCAAATTTGTGAAAAGAACATTCCTTTTGAAATAAACCAGGTTTTAAAGCAATGTGAAAATATGAAAGATTTCACAACTTTCCTAGCCAGTCAGCTTAAAAGACATAATTTGATTCAGTAAGCGTAATTAGCACATTATTTCCATTCTTAGAAAATCTTGGCTTAATAATATTCTCTGAATATTTCTGGTAAGCCAAGAAGGGAGCAGGTGTAGTAGATTAGCAGGAGAATTTCTATGGCTCATTTTCATCGCTCTATAAATTCAAGACTTACTTTACTCTTTAAAATGGCTACCACCTTGATCTACTACGCATACTACCAACAGAGATAAACCTGCTTATTTTAACGGTTGTGTGCCTTGTTCCccagcaaaatatttttttaagatctgaattccttttctgttaaAACGaccattaaaaacacacacacaaagttggTCAGTTACGGTATGAGCGCAACCTATGTAATCCACGGTAGGTCATCTTTTCTTTGGTGTCTGACTAGGAAAAGCAGCTAACAGAATCTTTCAGACTAAGATCAAACATAGAACTGAAAAAAAGGTTGTCCAGTAAGAGAGAGCAAATGTGGGGACCACAAGTCCCCAAGAGATGACTGTAAGGATTTTAGTAACTCAAAAGAATAGATTAACTATTATGTGAGTTGGCAAAAATAAAGCTTGTTTTCATAACTAATATTTCTAGAAAACatgttataaataaaaatcacttggTGACTCCAACCTGTTTTTAATGTGAAAGTTTATATATACTGTTTACCCATTATTTCCTATCCACACTGAAATCATTCCATAACACTTTCTCTAGAAAACTATGAAAATccattttcacaaaaattaaaactatcCTCCTTTAGGCTaattttgtacatatatatatatatgtagctaCTAAATAGATGAACTTGGAATCTGTTGAATGTCTGCAGAAATATGGCAGGATCTTACCTCTCATCTTCACCATCCACCAGGGGTGTCGTCAGCGGTAGCACCTTCAACgggaaaagagaagcagaggctgctAGGCTGCTGCTACTCCCATCTGAAACTGCTGACATTCCCCCACTGTCACCACTGAGAGTTTGAGGTAAGCCAACTAAGGAGGGCTCCGCTGGGCGCCTGGCATCTTCAATTTGGCTTCCAATTGCCTGAGCTAACGATTGTGCAGAGAACTGCGCAGAACTTAGTGGTATCTGCTGTGCCAAGGGCAAATTTATATTAGTTGCTATCAAGGGAGGTTGACTAACACTTTGAACCAAATTACcattttgggtggcaggggtttgTGCTATATTCTGTGGTGGAACCAAGTTTGTTGGGGCGGAAGGCATTCCAGAAGGACCAGTTGAACTAACCTGATTGGTAACAGAAATACTACTAGCAGAGGGCAAAGGACTAACTGCAGGCAACTGCTGTGACACTCCTTGAGCTACTGGTTCTACTCCTTGTGGCTGGGGAGGCACAGTTAACAAGGTACTTTGGGGTGCAATAACCAATTGTTGAGGAAGGCTTGAAGCGCTAGTTTGAACTCCCTGATGGATAATCCCAGTTTGAGCAGGTGGAACTACTTGTGAAGATGGAGGAGCACCTTGCTGAATAACTGAAGGTGTAACTTGGGTAGAGGGCTGCTGCACTGCGGTAGGTATGTTTGCTTGTTGACCAACATTTGCCATTTGACTGCCAGCAGGTACAGCAGACACTGCTGTCTGAGCCTGGCCAACAGGCTGGCTAGATGCCCCTGCAGGTTGTGCTTGGACTGCTATGGGCTGCACTGGCAGCTGGATACCCGGTGGCTGAGCCACAGGAATCACTGTTGCTCCTGCTCCCACTCCTGCAGAACTGGGCTGTCCAGAAGACATGGCTGTCTGAAGCATCGGCTGCTGTTGTACATACTCTGAAGTAGGATTCTGAGTCACTGGTTGACCATGGCCTGGGGCCAACTGTGTAGAAACCATTGGTTGATGTTGTCCATATTGTAACTGCTGGGGTGGTGCCCCTGGAAGAGGAGTTTGCACTGGGGGAGCCGTCTGGGAATATGGCAGTTGGGGTTGAGCCAAACTAGAAATGGAAGGCTGCTGACCTAAAGCTGAAGTTACACCAACCACGTTTACAGGCGATGGCTGGATACCAGTTGCAGCATTTATGGTGGCTTGCAGAGGTACTGGTTGAAGACCTTGCTTTTGCTGATAGCTCAGTTCTTGAGACTGTAATTGTACTTGCGACATCTGCGGCTGAGAAATGCTCTGTGGACCGGCGCTACTGAAATCCATTTGTTGGAGGGCCACACCTTGAAgggctggtggtggtggcggctgcTGCTGTTGCGGCTGCACCACCACTGTAGGGGTTCCCATCTCTCCACTTCCCACACTCTCTGTGTAGTGACTCAGTGTGCTGACGCTACTGCTCACTGAACTCCCACTAGTGCTCTCTCGCTCAGAAGACACTTCTACCGGGTTCTGTCTTACAGTCTCCACCACTTTATTTATCGCCACGCCTTCAGTAGCAGGTACAGCGTTTTCTTTTTCATAGAACTCAGTGCAAGTCCATCTACCTTTTTTAAAGGGTTCAGAACTAGAATCTAACTTCACCACTCTGAACCTTGATGTGTTAACGGTTGGCTGTTGCTGCTGACTTGACACCAATCCCACAGTCATTCCTGCAGCTGCACCAGGGACACTGTTAACAACAGCAGAAGAAGAAACAGTACCATTGCCCATGCCACTCAAGATATTTACATTAACACCACTAGGAACTCCAGGCCCAACACTCACACTAGCAGCACTAGGAATATTGCTTGCACTTATATTAGCACTCCCCAGCACGCTGCTTGTCACATTAGGACTGAAACTACCCACAGCAGCAATGTTAACATTATTCACTGTATTAGTGCCAGTAACAGAATTTATACCtataccgcctgcagtgctgggggcacGGATATTAGTCATTACAGATGCAGGTGAGCCACTCGATGATACAGCAGAAGCTGGTGCAACTGGTGCAACACCGTCAGAGCTTCCAGTTGTGGAGAGTTTTCTGGATACAGGGCTTGAGGGTGGCCCTCCAGGAATggatgcactggccacagcagcatgGGATGGGTGGTGGTGCCCATGGTGGAGGTGGTGCCCGTGATGAatgtgatggtggtgatggaggtggtgTGGATGAGCATTCCCATTGATCACAACACTCTGTTGTGGAAGGTGGGGCTGATTGGGAGAGACCGCGCCAGGCGTCTCGGCTTCCTGGAAGTTATTCAGAGTCTCCTCCGAGGAGCTGCGCTCAGGCTCCCCCAAGTCAGTAGCCCTGGAAAGTGACACATCAAGGATCTcggaggaagagaggtcttccgtgtGAGATTCATCCAGATCGTCATAGCTCTCTGTATCCTCCGCTATACTGTTGTTAGAGCTGATACTGGCGGAGATCTGAGCCGGAGTGACGCTAGTTATCTGGAAgccacttttctttttcatttgagttCCGCCTGGCGCAAGAGGCTGTGCCTGCAGCTGAGCCTGCGAGAGGAGGTTCAGGCTTTGTGGAGGCGGAGGCTGTGGTCCCGACGAGGAAGATGCTGCAGGAGGCGGCGGCTGGAGCAGCGAGGGCGGCGGAAAATCCTCGGAAGATGTGGCATTACTCCCGATGCCAGTACCTGCTGCACTGAGAGCAGAGGCGCTGCCACCAGCGCTGCCCCTTCGAGGGAACATTGCCGGGTGCGCCATCTTCCTAGCACTAATGTCTGCGGCGgccgccgcggcggcggcggtggaCTCAGGCGGCTGGTGCATTGTGTTGGGTACCGGGGGGCGGAGGAGGCGAGTGCAATTTCCTTCTGCACCGTAATCTTTGTATGCGAGACGCCGGAGAGGAAAACGGGACCTGACGCTCCGCCCGGCGCgattcctccttctcctcctcctcctcctcctcagccgaAGGCGCCGGCCGCTCCTGCCTTCGCGGGCGAGCTTCGGGAAGGGAGGATGAACGAGGGTGAACAGGGCGGCTGGGGACCCGAAGGGGGAACCCCCTCAGTCCTTCGCCATTCACTTTCCCTCTAGTCTCACACCCCCCTTTATATTCCGCTTCACGTGGGGTGCGGGGCGagtggggggggcaggggaggggagagcaggggagggcagggaaagCGAGAAATGCCCACCTTCTTTGGCCAACTCCGAAGCCacctcagccccctcctcccgcCGCGGCGGCGGCCGCTGCAAAGCCCTCCCGGTCGCCCTGCACGAAGGGAGCGCGGAGCGAGTGTCGCCTTCCCCTCGCCACccccggcgccgccgccgccggcgagCCCCGAGCTCAGTGTCGCTCAAACCTCCCCTCCCGGCCCCGCTGGCCCCGCTCGGCCCTCCCCCCACGCCCCGCAGACCCTTTCAAACCCCCTGGGCTCGCGGCGGCTGCTCCGGGAGGAAACGCTGGCCGCGGCTGGGGCCCGGGCGGCGCGGCTGCgagcggggcggcggcggggcgccCGGTACGGTGAGCCCAGCAAcgagg
The DNA window shown above is from Oryctolagus cuniculus chromosome 9, mOryCun1.1, whole genome shotgun sequence and carries:
- the TSC22D1 gene encoding TSC22 domain family protein 1 isoform X12 encodes the protein MERSLGSRCHHHRRRRRRAPAVLREDPASLRARPRLVAGLTVPGAPPPPRSQPRRPGPSRGQRFLPEQPPRAQGLAREGRSGRRLRLRRRRRRRRRNRAGRSVRSRFPLRRLAYKDYGAEGNCTRLLRPPVPNTMHQPPESTAAAAAAAADISARKMAHPAMFPRRGSAGGSASALSAAGTGIGSNATSSEDFPPPSLLQPPPPAASSSSGPQPPPPQSLNLLSQAQLQAQPLAPGGTQMKKKSGFQITSVTPAQISASISSNNSIAEDTESYDDLDESHTEDLSSSEILDVSLSRATDLGEPERSSSEETLNNFQEAETPGAVSPNQPHLPQQSVVINGNAHPHHLHHHHHIHHGHHLHHGHHHPSHAAVASASIPGGPPSSPVSRKLSTTGSSDGVAPVAPASAVSSSGSPASVMTNIRAPSTAGGIGINSVTGTNTVNNVNIAAVGSFSPNVTSSVLGSANISASNIPSAASVSVGPGVPSGVNVNILSGMGNGTVSSSAVVNSVPGAAAGMTVGLVSSQQQQPTVNTSRFRVVKLDSSSEPFKKGRWTCTEFYEKENAVPATEGVAINKVVETVRQNPVEVSSERESTSGSSVSSSVSTLSHYTESVGSGEMGTPTVVVQPQQQQPPPPPALQGVALQQMDFSSAGPQSISQPQMSQVQLQSQELSYQQKQGLQPVPLQATINAATGIQPSPVNVVGVTSALGQQPSISSLAQPQLPYSQTAPPVQTPLPGAPPQQLQYGQHQPMVSTQLAPGHGQPVTQNPTSEYVQQQPMLQTAMSSGQPSSAGVGAGATVIPVAQPPGIQLPVQPIAVQAQPAGASSQPVGQAQTAVSAVPAGSQMANVGQQANIPTAVQQPSTQVTPSVIQQGAPPSSQVVPPAQTGIIHQGVQTSASSLPQQLVIAPQSTLLTVPPQPQGVEPVAQGVSQQLPAVSPLPSASSISVTNQVLPLTTPLVDGEDESSWYIPNWLPEPG
- the TSC22D1 gene encoding TSC22 domain family protein 1 isoform X11; this translates as MERSLGSRCHHHRRRRRRAPAVLREDPASLRARPRLVAGLTVPGAPPPPRSQPRRPGPSRGQRFLPEQPPRAQGLAREGRSGRRLRLRRRRRRRRRNRAGRSVRSRFPLRRLAYKDYGAEGNCTRLLRPPVPNTMHQPPESTAAAAAAAADISARKMAHPAMFPRRGSAGGSASALSAAGTGIGSNATSSEDFPPPSLLQPPPPAASSSSGPQPPPPQSLNLLSQAQLQAQPLAPGGTQMKKKSGFQITSVTPAQISASISSNNSIAEDTESYDDLDESHTEDLSSSEILDVSLSRATDLGEPERSSSEETLNNFQEAETPGAVSPNQPHLPQQSVVINGNAHPHHLHHHHHIHHGHHLHHGHHHPSHAAVASASIPGGPPSSPVSRKLSTTGSSDGVAPVAPASAVSSSGSPASVMTNIRAPSTAGGIGINSVTGTNTVNNVNIAAVGSFSPNVTSSVLGSANISASNIPSAASVSVGPGVPSGVNVNILSGMGNGTVSSSAVVNSVPGAAAGMTVGLVSSQQQQPTVNTSRFRVVKLDSSSEPFKKGRWTCTEFYEKENAVPATEGVAINKVVETVRQNPVEVSSERESTSGSSVSSSVSTLSHYTESVGSGEMGTPTVVVQPQQQQPPPPPALQGVALQQMDFSSAGPQSISQPQMSQVQLQSQELSYQQKQGLQPVPLQATINAATGIQPSPVNVVGVTSALGQQPSISSLAQPQLPYSQTAPPVQTPLPGAPPQQLQYGQHQPMVSTQLAPGHGQPVTQNPTSEYVQQQPMLQTAMSSGQPSSAGVGAGATVIPVAQPPGIQLPVQPIAVQAQPAGASSQPVGQAQTAVSAVPAGSQMANVGQQANIPTAVQQPSTQVTPSVIQQGAPPSSQVVPPAQTGIIHQGVQTSASSLPQQLVIAPQSTLLTVPPQPQGVEPVAQGVSQQLPAVSPLPSASSISVTNQVLPLTTPLVDGEDESSLFQCFSPTRGARSDPRTTDTAKTTESF
- the TSC22D1 gene encoding TSC22 domain family protein 1 isoform X9, coding for MERSLGSRCHHHRRRRRRAPAVLREDPASLRARPRLVAGLTVPGAPPPPRSQPRRPGPSRGQRFLPEQPPRAQGLAREGRSGRRLRLRRRRRRRRRNRAGRSVRSRFPLRRLAYKDYGAEGNCTRLLRPPVPNTMHQPPESTAAAAAAAADISARKMAHPAMFPRRGSAGGSASALSAAGTGIGSNATSSEDFPPPSLLQPPPPAASSSSGPQPPPPQSLNLLSQAQLQAQPLAPGGTQMKKKSGFQITSVTPAQISASISSNNSIAEDTESYDDLDESHTEDLSSSEILDVSLSRATDLGEPERSSSEETLNNFQEAETPGAVSPNQPHLPQQSVVINGNAHPHHLHHHHHIHHGHHLHHGHHHPSHAAVASASIPGGPPSSPVSRKLSTTGSSDGVAPVAPASAVSSSGSPASVMTNIRAPSTAGGIGINSVTGTNTVNNVNIAAVGSFSPNVTSSVLGSANISASNIPSAASVSVGPGVPSGVNVNILSGMGNGTVSSSAVVNSVPGAAAGMTVGLVSSQQQQPTVNTSRFRVVKLDSSSEPFKKGRWTCTEFYEKENAVPATEGVAINKVVETVRQNPVEVSSERESTSGSSVSSSVSTLSHYTESVGSGEMGTPTVVVQPQQQQPPPPPALQGVALQQMDFSSAGPQSISQPQMSQVQLQSQELSYQQKQGLQPVPLQATINAATGIQPSPVNVVGVTSALGQQPSISSLAQPQLPYSQTAPPVQTPLPGAPPQQLQYGQHQPMVSTQLAPGHGQPVTQNPTSEYVQQQPMLQTAMSSGQPSSAGVGAGATVIPVAQPPGIQLPVQPIAVQAQPAGASSQPVGQAQTAVSAVPAGSQMANVGQQANIPTAVQQPSTQVTPSVIQQGAPPSSQVVPPAQTGIIHQGVQTSASSLPQQLVIAPQSTLLTVPPQPQGVEPVAQGVSQQLPAVSPLPSASSISVTNQVLPLTTPLVDGEDERQRDSKLPSSDSLPKCLQWSGLEPNPGSRNSTQVSHMGARTHPPKPSPAVCQGEHQQEAGSGSKGGT
- the TSC22D1 gene encoding TSC22 domain family protein 1 isoform X5; the encoded protein is MERSLGSRCHHHRRRRRRAPAVLREDPASLRARPRLVAGLTVPGAPPPPRSQPRRPGPSRGQRFLPEQPPRAQGLAREGRSGRRLRLRRRRRRRRRNRAGRSVRSRFPLRRLAYKDYGAEGNCTRLLRPPVPNTMHQPPESTAAAAAAAADISARKMAHPAMFPRRGSAGGSASALSAAGTGIGSNATSSEDFPPPSLLQPPPPAASSSSGPQPPPPQSLNLLSQAQLQAQPLAPGGTQMKKKSGFQITSVTPAQISASISSNNSIAEDTESYDDLDESHTEDLSSSEILDVSLSRATDLGEPERSSSEETLNNFQEAETPGAVSPNQPHLPQQSVVINGNAHPHHLHHHHHIHHGHHLHHGHHHPSHAAVASASIPGGPPSSPVSRKLSTTGSSDGVAPVAPASAVSSSGSPASVMTNIRAPSTAGGIGINSVTGTNTVNNVNIAAVGSFSPNVTSSVLGSANISASNIPSAASVSVGPGVPSGVNVNILSGMGNGTVSSSAVVNSVPGAAAGMTVGLVSSQQQQPTVNTSRFRVVKLDSSSEPFKKGRWTCTEFYEKENAVPATEGVAINKVVETVRQNPVEVSSERESTSGSSVSSSVSTLSHYTESVGSGEMGTPTVVVQPQQQQPPPPPALQGVALQQMDFSSAGPQSISQPQMSQVQLQSQELSYQQKQGLQPVPLQATINAATGIQPSPVNVVGVTSALGQQPSISSLAQPQLPYSQTAPPVQTPLPGAPPQQLQYGQHQPMVSTQLAPGHGQPVTQNPTSEYVQQQPMLQTAMSSGQPSSAGVGAGATVIPVAQPPGIQLPVQPIAVQAQPAGASSQPVGQAQTAVSAVPAGSQMANVGQQANIPTAVQQPSTQVTPSVIQQGAPPSSQVVPPAQTGIIHQGVQTSASSLPQQLVIAPQSTLLTVPPQPQGVEPVAQGVSQQLPAVSPLPSASSISVTNQVSSTGPSGMPSAPTNLVPPQNIAQTPATQNGNLVQSVSQPPLIATNINLPLAQQIPLSSAQFSAQSLAQAIGSQIEDARRPAEPSLVGLPQTLSGDSGGMSAVSDGSSSSLAASASLFPLKVLPLTTPLVDGEDESSLFQCFSPTRGARSDPRTTDTAKTTESF
- the TSC22D1 gene encoding TSC22 domain family protein 1 isoform X8 — its product is MERSLGSRCHHHRRRRRRAPAVLREDPASLRARPRLVAGLTVPGAPPPPRSQPRRPGPSRGQRFLPEQPPRAQGLAREGRSGRRLRLRRRRRRRRRNRAGRSVRSRFPLRRLAYKDYGAEGNCTRLLRPPVPNTMHQPPESTAAAAAAAADISARKMAHPAMFPRRGSAGGSASALSAAGTGIGSNATSSEDFPPPSLLQPPPPAASSSSGPQPPPPQSLNLLSQAQLQAQPLAPGGTQMKKKSGFQITSVTPAQISASISSNNSIAEDTESYDDLDESHTEDLSSSEILDVSLSRATDLGEPERSSSEETLNNFQEAETPGAVSPNQPHLPQQSVVINGNAHPHHLHHHHHIHHGHHLHHGHHHPSHAAVASASIPGGPPSSPVSRKLSTTGSSDGVAPVAPASAVSSSGSPASVMTNIRAPSTAGGIGINSVTGTNTVNNVNIAAVGSFSPNVTSSVLGSANISASNIPSAASVSVGPGVPSGVNVNILSGMGNGTVSSSAVVNSVPGAAAGMTVGLVSSQQQQPTVNTSRFRVVKLDSSSEPFKKGRWTCTEFYEKENAVPATEGVAINKVVETVRQNPVEVSSERESTSGSSVSSSVSTLSHYTESVGSGEMGTPTVVVQPQQQQPPPPPALQGVALQQMDFSSAGPQSISQPQMSQVQLQSQELSYQQKQGLQPVPLQATINAATGIQPSPVNVVGVTSALGQQPSISSLAQPQLPYSQTAPPVQTPLPGAPPQQLQYGQHQPMVSTQLAPGHGQPVTQNPTSEYVQQQPMLQTAMSSGQPSSAGVGAGATVIPVAQPPGIQLPVQPIAVQAQPAGASSQPVGQAQTAVSAVPAGSQMANVGQQANIPTAVQQPSTQVTPSVIQQGAPPSSQVVPPAQTGIIHQGVQTSASSLPQQLVIAPQSTLLTVPPQPQGVEPVAQGVSQQLPAVSPLPSASSISVTNQVLPLTTPLVDGEDESASLLPEVQGVILEPQIQPRPRRAFDVRGPLSPLNPWRQNIQLLERVGKDNKQVGAFHYLLGFIYLLECSSIAHLILLVNSLGSHKNQVGMQSVCFSESAN
- the TSC22D1 gene encoding TSC22 domain family protein 1 isoform X10, coding for MHQPPESTAAAAAAAADISARKMAHPAMFPRRGSAGGSASALSAAGTGIGSNATSSEDFPPPSLLQPPPPAASSSSGPQPPPPQSLNLLSQAQLQAQPLAPGGTQMKKKSGFQITSVTPAQISASISSNNSIAEDTESYDDLDESHTEDLSSSEILDVSLSRATDLGEPERSSSEETLNNFQEAETPGAVSPNQPHLPQQSVVINGNAHPHHLHHHHHIHHGHHLHHGHHHPSHAAVASASIPGGPPSSPVSRKLSTTGSSDGVAPVAPASAVSSSGSPASVMTNIRAPSTAGGIGINSVTGTNTVNNVNIAAVGSFSPNVTSSVLGSANISASNIPSAASVSVGPGVPSGVNVNILSGMGNGTVSSSAVVNSVPGAAAGMTVGLVSSQQQQPTVNTSRFRVVKLDSSSEPFKKGRWTCTEFYEKENAVPATEGVAINKVVETVRQNPVEVSSERESTSGSSVSSSVSTLSHYTESVGSGEMGTPTVVVQPQQQQPPPPPALQGVALQQMDFSSAGPQSISQPQMSQVQLQSQELSYQQKQGLQPVPLQATINAATGIQPSPVNVVGVTSALGQQPSISSLAQPQLPYSQTAPPVQTPLPGAPPQQLQYGQHQPMVSTQLAPGHGQPVTQNPTSEYVQQQPMLQTAMSSGQPSSAGVGAGATVIPVAQPPGIQLPVQPIAVQAQPAGASSQPVGQAQTAVSAVPAGSQMANVGQQANIPTAVQQPSTQVTPSVIQQGAPPSSQVVPPAQTGIIHQGVQTSASSLPQQLVIAPQSTLLTVPPQPQGVEPVAQGVSQQLPAVSPLPSASSISVTNQVSSTGPSGMPSAPTNLVPPQNIAQTPATQNGNLVQSVSQPPLIATNINLPLAQQIPLSSAQFSAQSLAQAIGSQIEDARRPAEPSLVGLPQTLSGDSGGMSAVSDGSSSSLAASASLFPLKVLPLTTPLVDGEDESSSGASVVAIDNKIEQAMDLVKSHLMYAVREEVEVLKEQIKELIEKNSQLEQENNLLKTLASPEQLAQFQAQLQTGSPPATTQPQGTTQPPAQPASQGSGPTA
- the TSC22D1 gene encoding TSC22 domain family protein 1 isoform X7, producing the protein MHQPPESTAAAAAAAADISARKMAHPAMFPRRGSAGGSASALSAAGTGIGSNATSSEDFPPPSLLQPPPPAASSSSGPQPPPPQSLNLLSQAQLQAQPLAPGGTQMKKKSGFQITSVTPAQISASISSNNSIAEDTESYDDLDESHTEDLSSSEILDVSLSRATDLGEPERSSSEETLNNFQEAETPGAVSPNQPHLPQQSVVINGNAHPHHLHHHHHIHHGHHLHHGHHHPSHAAVASASIPGGPPSSPVSRKLSTTGSSDGVAPVAPASAVSSSGSPASVMTNIRAPSTAGGIGINSVTGTNTVNNVNIAAVGSFSPNVTSSVLGSANISASNIPSAASVSVGPGVPSGVNVNILSGMGNGTVSSSAVVNSVPGAAAGMTVGLVSSQQQQPTVNTSRFRVVKLDSSSEPFKKGRWTCTEFYEKENAVPATEGVAINKVVETVRQNPVEVSSERESTSGSSVSSSVSTLSHYTESVGSGEMGTPTVVVQPQQQQPPPPPALQGVALQQMDFSSAGPQSISQPQMSQVQLQSQELSYQQKQGLQPVPLQATINAATGIQPSPVNVVGVTSALGQQPSISSLAQPQLPYSQTAPPVQTPLPGAPPQQLQYGQHQPMVSTQLAPGHGQPVTQNPTSEYVQQQPMLQTAMSSGQPSSAGVGAGATVIPVAQPPGIQLPVQPIAVQAQPAGASSQPVGQAQTAVSAVPAGSQMANVGQQANIPTAVQQPSTQVTPSVIQQGAPPSSQVVPPAQTGIIHQGVQTSASSLPQQLVIAPQSTLLTVPPQPQGVEPVAQGVSQQLPAVSPLPSASSISVTNQVLPLTTPLVDGEDESSSGASVVAIDNKIEQAMDLVKSHLMYAVREEVEVLKEQIKELIEKNSQLEQENNLLKTLASPEQLAQFQAQLQTGSPPATTQPQGTTQPPAQPASQGSGPTA